In a genomic window of Callithrix jacchus isolate 240 chromosome 22, calJac240_pri, whole genome shotgun sequence:
- the LOC118150274 gene encoding uncharacterized protein LOC118150274 isoform X5, which translates to MGLWRVSDVESSPGASAAGKSTIPAGVTGTRAPSVPFPASAPDSWAPALQLSRNREGASFPVVLFWMHLKYVPYPGVKLDRSVVLGPTLSVSPEKHGGNADSQAAPRTLGARPNSLYLTSPSGLWSLLESAVPVVPSGSFLEACLSEPRATQVGHLIDFHISTQKRKNGKWDFVKHRYDKWSRFPRLTQGTQSPMSPRKRESQQSITSP; encoded by the exons ATGGGACTCTGGAGGGTCAGCGATGTGGAGTCCTCGCCTGGAGCGTCCGCGGCTGGGAAATCGACCATCCCCGCGGGGGTAACTGGGACTCGGGCTCCGTCTGTGCCCTTTCCCGCCAGCGCACCAGACTCTTGGGCGCCTGCACTGCAGCTGAG CAGGAATCGGGAGGGAGCTTCTTTTCCTGTTGTTCTGTTTTGGATGCATTTGAAG TACGTCCCCTACCCTGGTGTTAAATTAGATCGTAGTGTGGTCCTTGGACCAACACTATCAGTATCACCTGAAAAACATGGTGGAAATGCAGATTCACAAGCTGCGCCCAGAACACTAGGAGCGAGACCCAACAGTCTGTACTTAACAAGCCCCTCAG GCCTCTGGAGCCTCCTGGAATCCGCAGTCCCTGTTGTTCCCTCTGGGAGTTTTCTAGAAGCATGTCTTTCAGAGCCCCGTGCCACCCAGGTTGGGCATCTG aTCGATTTTCACATCTCAacccagaaaagaaagaatgggaaATGGGACTTTGTAAAGCACAGATATGACAAGTGGTCCAGATTCCCGAGGCTAACTCAG GGGACACAGAGCCCAATGTCACCCCGAAAGCGGGAGTCCCAGCAGAGCATCACCTCCCCCTGA
- the LOC118150274 gene encoding uncharacterized protein LOC118150274 isoform X1, translated as MGLWRVSDVESSPGASAAGKSTIPAGVTGTRAPSVPFPASAPDSWAPALQLSRNREGASFPVVLFWMHLKYVPYPGVKLDRSVVLGPTLSVSPEKHGGNADSQAAPRTLGARPNSLYLTSPSGLWSLLESAVPVVPSGSFLEACLSEPRATQVGHLIDFHISTQKRKNGKWDFVKHRYDKWSRFPRLTQVLEVPCGCGCGGMATRKLWILRKSGKETLTIQQFRESLYSALDYALSAPSYAFEPQH; from the exons ATGGGACTCTGGAGGGTCAGCGATGTGGAGTCCTCGCCTGGAGCGTCCGCGGCTGGGAAATCGACCATCCCCGCGGGGGTAACTGGGACTCGGGCTCCGTCTGTGCCCTTTCCCGCCAGCGCACCAGACTCTTGGGCGCCTGCACTGCAGCTGAG CAGGAATCGGGAGGGAGCTTCTTTTCCTGTTGTTCTGTTTTGGATGCATTTGAAG TACGTCCCCTACCCTGGTGTTAAATTAGATCGTAGTGTGGTCCTTGGACCAACACTATCAGTATCACCTGAAAAACATGGTGGAAATGCAGATTCACAAGCTGCGCCCAGAACACTAGGAGCGAGACCCAACAGTCTGTACTTAACAAGCCCCTCAG GCCTCTGGAGCCTCCTGGAATCCGCAGTCCCTGTTGTTCCCTCTGGGAGTTTTCTAGAAGCATGTCTTTCAGAGCCCCGTGCCACCCAGGTTGGGCATCTG aTCGATTTTCACATCTCAacccagaaaagaaagaatgggaaATGGGACTTTGTAAAGCACAGATATGACAAGTGGTCCAGATTCCCGAGGCTAACTCAG GTCCTGGAGGTGCCTTGTGGGTGTGGCTGTGGAGGGATGGCTACGAGGAAATTGTGGATATTAAGAAAGTCAGGAAAGGAAACACTCACAATTCAGCAATTCAGAGAAA
- the LOC118150274 gene encoding uncharacterized protein LOC118150274 isoform X2, which translates to MGLWRVSDVESSPGASAAGKSTIPAGVTGTRAPSVPFPASAPDSWAPALQLRNREGASFPVVLFWMHLKYVPYPGVKLDRSVVLGPTLSVSPEKHGGNADSQAAPRTLGARPNSLYLTSPSGLWSLLESAVPVVPSGSFLEACLSEPRATQVGHLIDFHISTQKRKNGKWDFVKHRYDKWSRFPRLTQVLEVPCGCGCGGMATRKLWILRKSGKETLTIQQFRESLYSALDYALSAPSYAFEPQH; encoded by the exons ATGGGACTCTGGAGGGTCAGCGATGTGGAGTCCTCGCCTGGAGCGTCCGCGGCTGGGAAATCGACCATCCCCGCGGGGGTAACTGGGACTCGGGCTCCGTCTGTGCCCTTTCCCGCCAGCGCACCAGACTCTTGGGCGCCTGCACTGCAGCTGAG GAATCGGGAGGGAGCTTCTTTTCCTGTTGTTCTGTTTTGGATGCATTTGAAG TACGTCCCCTACCCTGGTGTTAAATTAGATCGTAGTGTGGTCCTTGGACCAACACTATCAGTATCACCTGAAAAACATGGTGGAAATGCAGATTCACAAGCTGCGCCCAGAACACTAGGAGCGAGACCCAACAGTCTGTACTTAACAAGCCCCTCAG GCCTCTGGAGCCTCCTGGAATCCGCAGTCCCTGTTGTTCCCTCTGGGAGTTTTCTAGAAGCATGTCTTTCAGAGCCCCGTGCCACCCAGGTTGGGCATCTG aTCGATTTTCACATCTCAacccagaaaagaaagaatgggaaATGGGACTTTGTAAAGCACAGATATGACAAGTGGTCCAGATTCCCGAGGCTAACTCAG GTCCTGGAGGTGCCTTGTGGGTGTGGCTGTGGAGGGATGGCTACGAGGAAATTGTGGATATTAAGAAAGTCAGGAAAGGAAACACTCACAATTCAGCAATTCAGAGAAA
- the LOC118150274 gene encoding uncharacterized protein LOC118150274 isoform X3, whose amino-acid sequence MGLWRVSDVESSPGASAAGKSTIPAGVTGTRAPSVPFPASAPDSWAPALQLSRNREGASFPVVLFWMHLKYVPYPGVKLDRSVVLGPTLSVSPEKHGGNADSQAAPRTLGARPNSLYLTSPSGLWSLLESAVPVVPSGSFLEACLSEPRATQVGHLIDFHISTQKRKNGKWDFVKHRYDKWSRFPRLTQVLEVPCGCGCGGMATRKLWILRKSGKETLTIQQFRENLP is encoded by the exons ATGGGACTCTGGAGGGTCAGCGATGTGGAGTCCTCGCCTGGAGCGTCCGCGGCTGGGAAATCGACCATCCCCGCGGGGGTAACTGGGACTCGGGCTCCGTCTGTGCCCTTTCCCGCCAGCGCACCAGACTCTTGGGCGCCTGCACTGCAGCTGAG CAGGAATCGGGAGGGAGCTTCTTTTCCTGTTGTTCTGTTTTGGATGCATTTGAAG TACGTCCCCTACCCTGGTGTTAAATTAGATCGTAGTGTGGTCCTTGGACCAACACTATCAGTATCACCTGAAAAACATGGTGGAAATGCAGATTCACAAGCTGCGCCCAGAACACTAGGAGCGAGACCCAACAGTCTGTACTTAACAAGCCCCTCAG GCCTCTGGAGCCTCCTGGAATCCGCAGTCCCTGTTGTTCCCTCTGGGAGTTTTCTAGAAGCATGTCTTTCAGAGCCCCGTGCCACCCAGGTTGGGCATCTG aTCGATTTTCACATCTCAacccagaaaagaaagaatgggaaATGGGACTTTGTAAAGCACAGATATGACAAGTGGTCCAGATTCCCGAGGCTAACTCAG GTCCTGGAGGTGCCTTGTGGGTGTGGCTGTGGAGGGATGGCTACGAGGAAATTGTGGATATTAAGAAAGTCAGGAAAGGAAACACTCACAATTCAGCAATTCAGAGAAA
- the LOC118150274 gene encoding uncharacterized protein LOC118150274 isoform X6, with protein sequence MGLWRVSDVESSPGASAAGKSTIPAGVTGTRAPSVPFPASAPDSWAPALQLSRNREGASFPVVLFWMHLKYVPYPGVKLDRSVVLGPTLSVSPEKHGGNADSQAAPRTLGARPNSLYLTSPSGLWSLLESAVPVVPSGSFLEACLSEPRATQVGHLIDFHISTQKRKNGKWDFVKHRYDKWSRFPRLTQVYIQH encoded by the exons ATGGGACTCTGGAGGGTCAGCGATGTGGAGTCCTCGCCTGGAGCGTCCGCGGCTGGGAAATCGACCATCCCCGCGGGGGTAACTGGGACTCGGGCTCCGTCTGTGCCCTTTCCCGCCAGCGCACCAGACTCTTGGGCGCCTGCACTGCAGCTGAG CAGGAATCGGGAGGGAGCTTCTTTTCCTGTTGTTCTGTTTTGGATGCATTTGAAG TACGTCCCCTACCCTGGTGTTAAATTAGATCGTAGTGTGGTCCTTGGACCAACACTATCAGTATCACCTGAAAAACATGGTGGAAATGCAGATTCACAAGCTGCGCCCAGAACACTAGGAGCGAGACCCAACAGTCTGTACTTAACAAGCCCCTCAG GCCTCTGGAGCCTCCTGGAATCCGCAGTCCCTGTTGTTCCCTCTGGGAGTTTTCTAGAAGCATGTCTTTCAGAGCCCCGTGCCACCCAGGTTGGGCATCTG aTCGATTTTCACATCTCAacccagaaaagaaagaatgggaaATGGGACTTTGTAAAGCACAGATATGACAAGTGGTCCAGATTCCCGAGGCTAACTCAG
- the LOC118150274 gene encoding uncharacterized protein LOC118150274 isoform X9, translated as MGLWRVSDVESSPGASAAGKSTIPAGVTGTRAPSVPFPASAPDSWAPALQLSRNREGASFPVVLFWMHLKDDTARPSPGAGPSPSQGPELFTSCAQNTRSETQQSVLNKPLRPLEPPGIRSPCCSLWEFSRSMSFRAPCHPGWASDRFSHLNPEKKEWEMGLCKAQI; from the exons ATGGGACTCTGGAGGGTCAGCGATGTGGAGTCCTCGCCTGGAGCGTCCGCGGCTGGGAAATCGACCATCCCCGCGGGGGTAACTGGGACTCGGGCTCCGTCTGTGCCCTTTCCCGCCAGCGCACCAGACTCTTGGGCGCCTGCACTGCAGCTGAG CAGGAATCGGGAGGGAGCTTCTTTTCCTGTTGTTCTGTTTTGGATGCATTTGAAG GATGACACAGCGAGACCTTCACCAGGCGCAggcccctccccttcccagggTCCAGAACT ATTCACAAGCTGCGCCCAGAACACTAGGAGCGAGACCCAACAGTCTGTACTTAACAAGCCCCTCAG GCCTCTGGAGCCTCCTGGAATCCGCAGTCCCTGTTGTTCCCTCTGGGAGTTTTCTAGAAGCATGTCTTTCAGAGCCCCGTGCCACCCAGGTTGGGCATCTG aTCGATTTTCACATCTCAacccagaaaagaaagaatgggaaATGGGACTTTGTAAAGCACAGATATGA
- the LOC118150274 gene encoding uncharacterized protein LOC118150274 isoform X10 — protein sequence MGLWRVSDVESSPGASAAGKSTIPAGVTGTRAPSVPFPASAPDSWAPALQLRNREGASFPVVLFWMHLKDDTARPSPGAGPSPSQGPELFTSCAQNTRSETQQSVLNKPLRPLEPPGIRSPCCSLWEFSRSMSFRAPCHPGWASDRFSHLNPEKKEWEMGLCKAQI from the exons ATGGGACTCTGGAGGGTCAGCGATGTGGAGTCCTCGCCTGGAGCGTCCGCGGCTGGGAAATCGACCATCCCCGCGGGGGTAACTGGGACTCGGGCTCCGTCTGTGCCCTTTCCCGCCAGCGCACCAGACTCTTGGGCGCCTGCACTGCAGCTGAG GAATCGGGAGGGAGCTTCTTTTCCTGTTGTTCTGTTTTGGATGCATTTGAAG GATGACACAGCGAGACCTTCACCAGGCGCAggcccctccccttcccagggTCCAGAACT ATTCACAAGCTGCGCCCAGAACACTAGGAGCGAGACCCAACAGTCTGTACTTAACAAGCCCCTCAG GCCTCTGGAGCCTCCTGGAATCCGCAGTCCCTGTTGTTCCCTCTGGGAGTTTTCTAGAAGCATGTCTTTCAGAGCCCCGTGCCACCCAGGTTGGGCATCTG aTCGATTTTCACATCTCAacccagaaaagaaagaatgggaaATGGGACTTTGTAAAGCACAGATATGA
- the LOC118150274 gene encoding uncharacterized protein LOC118150274 isoform X13, which translates to MGLWRVSDVESSPGASAAGKSTIPAGVTGTRAPSVPFPASAPDSWAPALQLSRNREGASFPVVLFWMHLKYVPYPGVKLDRSVVLGPTLSVSPEKHGGNADSQAAPRTLGARPNSLYLTSPSGLWSLLESAVPVVPSGSFLEACLSEPRATQVGHLVYIQH; encoded by the exons ATGGGACTCTGGAGGGTCAGCGATGTGGAGTCCTCGCCTGGAGCGTCCGCGGCTGGGAAATCGACCATCCCCGCGGGGGTAACTGGGACTCGGGCTCCGTCTGTGCCCTTTCCCGCCAGCGCACCAGACTCTTGGGCGCCTGCACTGCAGCTGAG CAGGAATCGGGAGGGAGCTTCTTTTCCTGTTGTTCTGTTTTGGATGCATTTGAAG TACGTCCCCTACCCTGGTGTTAAATTAGATCGTAGTGTGGTCCTTGGACCAACACTATCAGTATCACCTGAAAAACATGGTGGAAATGCAGATTCACAAGCTGCGCCCAGAACACTAGGAGCGAGACCCAACAGTCTGTACTTAACAAGCCCCTCAG GCCTCTGGAGCCTCCTGGAATCCGCAGTCCCTGTTGTTCCCTCTGGGAGTTTTCTAGAAGCATGTCTTTCAGAGCCCCGTGCCACCCAGGTTGGGCATCTG